From Serinicoccus profundi, the proteins below share one genomic window:
- a CDS encoding ABC transporter permease subunit, translated as MSETRSSDVDAALHNLEPSGEHLEFSSRTPIWVQVVKWGLILLTLAVLGWMAQQVIEAGYWIMVSLIGFIALCVIAVYATRRAIPAKYLFPGVLLMLLLQIWPLLYTVQISFTNFGDGHISTKEEAVASIVANSVREVEGSSRYALNVAVPEGTDVATGDLAYLLTDAEGTYYVGTLEGLEELPADGVEAGPTGRIISAPGWTALTPQEVNDRSDDLADFGVPVFDESGEQTAGIRQVGLSEAFIGTPTRVYDEEADTITDTVTGTVYVAEDANFVPEGGEGAALPQGWREFVGFENYTNAFTNATLREGLTKVFVWNVFFAAFTVVATFLMGMAIALLMNDERLKGKGLYRSILILPYALPIYVTALVWASMFNQDFGLINNLFGLDINWLGNAWWARVAVLITNLWLGFPYWFIVCTGALQAIPSDVKEAAAIDGAGAFATVRRVIMPLLLVAVGPLMIASFAFNFNNFGLIWLLTEGGPFVGGQSSIGSTDLLITLAYRLALGGASPNFGFASAISVVIFFLVATISYFGFTRTAALEDVN; from the coding sequence ATGTCCGAGACACGGAGCAGCGACGTGGATGCCGCGCTGCACAACCTCGAACCCAGCGGTGAGCACCTCGAGTTCAGCTCGCGCACCCCGATCTGGGTGCAGGTGGTCAAGTGGGGGCTGATCCTGCTGACCCTCGCCGTGCTGGGCTGGATGGCCCAGCAGGTCATCGAGGCCGGCTACTGGATCATGGTCAGCCTCATCGGCTTCATCGCCCTGTGCGTCATCGCCGTCTACGCCACCAGGCGCGCCATCCCCGCGAAGTACCTCTTCCCCGGTGTCCTGCTCATGCTGCTGCTGCAGATCTGGCCGCTGCTCTACACCGTGCAGATCTCCTTCACCAACTTCGGCGACGGACACATCAGCACCAAGGAGGAGGCGGTCGCCTCGATCGTCGCCAACTCGGTGCGGGAGGTCGAGGGAAGCAGCCGGTATGCCCTCAACGTCGCCGTCCCGGAGGGCACCGACGTCGCCACCGGGGACCTCGCCTACCTGCTCACCGACGCGGAGGGCACCTACTACGTCGGCACCCTCGAGGGACTGGAGGAGCTGCCCGCCGACGGTGTCGAGGCCGGCCCGACCGGTCGCATCATCTCAGCCCCCGGCTGGACGGCGCTGACCCCGCAGGAGGTCAACGACCGCTCCGACGACCTCGCCGACTTCGGGGTGCCGGTCTTCGACGAGTCGGGGGAGCAGACGGCCGGCATCCGGCAGGTCGGGCTGTCCGAGGCCTTCATCGGCACCCCGACCCGGGTCTACGACGAGGAGGCCGACACCATCACCGACACCGTGACGGGCACGGTCTACGTCGCGGAGGACGCCAACTTCGTCCCGGAGGGCGGCGAGGGGGCTGCGCTGCCGCAGGGGTGGCGGGAGTTCGTCGGGTTCGAGAACTACACCAACGCCTTCACCAACGCCACCCTGCGCGAGGGGCTGACCAAGGTCTTCGTCTGGAATGTCTTCTTCGCGGCCTTCACCGTCGTCGCGACCTTCCTGATGGGCATGGCGATCGCGCTGCTCATGAATGACGAGCGGCTCAAGGGCAAGGGCCTGTACCGCTCGATCCTCATCCTCCCCTACGCCCTGCCGATCTACGTGACGGCGCTGGTCTGGGCGTCGATGTTCAACCAGGACTTCGGCCTCATCAACAACCTCTTCGGGCTGGACATCAACTGGCTCGGCAACGCGTGGTGGGCAAGGGTCGCGGTGCTCATCACCAACCTCTGGCTGGGCTTCCCCTACTGGTTCATCGTCTGCACCGGCGCGCTCCAGGCCATCCCGAGCGACGTCAAGGAGGCGGCGGCCATCGACGGCGCCGGGGCCTTCGCCACGGTCCGGCGGGTCATCATGCCGCTGCTGCTGGTGGCGGTCGGGCCGCTGATGATCGCGTCCTTCGCCTTCAACTTCAACAACTTCGGGCTCATCTGGCTGCTCACCGAGGGCGGGCCGTTCGTCGGCGGGCAGAGCTCCATCGGCTCGACCGACCTGCTCATCACCCTGGCCTACCGACTGGCGCTGGGCGGGGCCTCGCCCAACTTCGGCTTCGCCTCGGCCATCTCGGTGGTCATCTTCTTCCTGGTGGCCACCATCAGCTACTTCGGCTTCACCCGTACCGCGGCGCTCGAGGACGTGAACTGA
- a CDS encoding type IV toxin-antitoxin system AbiEi family antitoxin domain-containing protein codes for MATLRDLPLTPFRYADALALGLTRGQLRHLLREGWITRLRYGWYAVVGVALPAGERWDLTRQDQLRRVREALADHPGCAASHTSGGVVHNLPLLVSPLADVELVRVEDAPSSRRLPGVTIHHTDTIEVPTTIVDGLRVTTMSQTCADVLRTRRLPHALAMLDGAVRASQVSADEVRGVLDTQRRWVGRPQALQVLDLLDARRESWGEAYSAGVIHLAELPQPIPQVELYDEHFRFVARLDGLLDHEQVATESDGEVKYRIDATADTAERVARSALTAETSRQRRIERLGLEVARWMTEEAMHTPEVVAHRINAARSRALSRPFIGWVLWEGEFRKLPLLPRAA; via the coding sequence ATGGCCACGCTCCGCGACCTCCCTCTGACACCCTTCCGGTATGCCGACGCTCTCGCCCTGGGTCTCACCCGGGGGCAGCTGCGGCACCTGCTTCGAGAAGGATGGATCACGCGACTCAGGTACGGCTGGTATGCCGTCGTCGGAGTCGCCCTGCCCGCGGGCGAACGCTGGGATCTCACGCGGCAGGACCAGCTCCGACGGGTGAGGGAAGCCCTGGCCGACCACCCTGGGTGCGCCGCGAGTCATACCAGCGGGGGTGTGGTCCACAACCTGCCGTTACTCGTGTCGCCGCTCGCGGACGTGGAGCTCGTGCGTGTGGAGGACGCTCCGAGCTCACGGCGGCTGCCAGGCGTGACGATCCACCACACCGACACGATCGAAGTTCCGACCACGATCGTGGACGGGTTGCGCGTCACCACGATGAGCCAGACCTGCGCCGATGTCCTGCGCACGCGGCGACTTCCCCACGCTCTGGCGATGCTCGATGGAGCCGTCCGCGCGTCACAGGTGAGCGCCGATGAGGTGCGCGGTGTCTTGGACACCCAACGGCGCTGGGTCGGCCGGCCCCAAGCCCTCCAGGTCCTCGACCTGCTGGACGCCCGCCGGGAGAGCTGGGGCGAGGCATACTCCGCCGGGGTCATCCACCTCGCCGAGCTGCCGCAACCCATCCCGCAGGTGGAGCTGTATGACGAGCACTTCCGATTCGTCGCACGGCTCGACGGCCTCCTGGACCACGAGCAGGTCGCCACGGAGTCTGACGGCGAGGTCAAGTATCGGATCGACGCGACGGCGGACACGGCAGAACGTGTGGCCCGGTCGGCGCTGACGGCCGAGACCTCCCGGCAGCGCCGGATCGAGCGGCTGGGTCTGGAGGTCGCGCGATGGATGACCGAGGAGGCCATGCACACGCCAGAGGTCGTCGCGCACCGCATCAACGCCGCCCGATCGCGAGCGCTGTCCCGCCCCTTCATCGGTTGGGTGCTCTGGGAGGGAGAGTTCCGCAAGCTCCCGCTGCTCCCTCGCGCCGCCTGA
- a CDS encoding ABC transporter ATP-binding protein — MATVTYDKATRIYPGADTPSVDELEIEIADGEFLVLVGPSGCGKSTSLRMLAGLEEVNGGRILIGDRDVTHMPPKDRDVAMVFQNYALYPHMTVADNMGFALKIAGKSKSEIRERVEEAAKILDLTQYLERKPKALSGGQRQRVAMGRAIVRQPQVFLMDEPLSNLDAKLRVQTRTQIASLQRRLGVTTVYVTHDQVEAMTMGDRVAVLKDGILQQCDSPRHMYDHPNNVFVAGFIGSPAMNLMTVPVADGGIKLGDYVHPVERDVLAKAGNEVVLGVRPEDIDLSDSGRGLPIEIDVVEELGADAYIYGELPGAGATDKPFIARVDGRTPPKKGEIVHFTPKGDHIHLFNLESGERISG, encoded by the coding sequence ATGGCAACGGTGACCTACGACAAGGCCACGCGTATCTACCCCGGGGCGGACACCCCCTCCGTCGACGAGCTCGAGATCGAGATCGCCGACGGCGAGTTCCTCGTCCTCGTCGGCCCGTCGGGCTGCGGCAAGTCGACCTCGCTGCGCATGCTCGCAGGCCTGGAGGAGGTCAACGGCGGTCGCATCCTCATCGGTGACCGGGACGTCACCCACATGCCGCCCAAGGATCGCGACGTCGCGATGGTCTTCCAGAACTACGCGCTCTACCCGCACATGACCGTGGCCGACAACATGGGCTTCGCGCTCAAGATCGCCGGCAAGTCCAAGAGCGAGATCCGCGAGCGGGTCGAGGAGGCCGCCAAGATCCTCGACCTGACGCAGTACCTCGAGCGCAAGCCCAAGGCGCTCTCCGGTGGCCAGCGTCAGCGCGTCGCCATGGGCCGCGCCATCGTGCGCCAGCCGCAGGTCTTCCTCATGGACGAGCCGCTGTCGAACCTCGACGCCAAGCTGCGCGTGCAGACCCGCACCCAGATCGCCTCGCTGCAGCGCCGCCTCGGCGTCACGACCGTCTACGTCACCCACGACCAGGTCGAGGCCATGACGATGGGCGACCGCGTGGCGGTGCTCAAGGACGGCATCCTGCAGCAGTGCGACAGCCCGCGGCACATGTACGACCACCCGAACAACGTCTTCGTCGCCGGCTTCATCGGCTCCCCCGCCATGAACCTCATGACGGTGCCGGTCGCCGACGGCGGCATCAAGCTCGGTGACTACGTCCACCCGGTCGAGCGCGACGTGCTCGCCAAGGCCGGCAACGAGGTCGTCCTCGGCGTCCGCCCGGAGGACATCGACCTGTCCGACTCCGGTCGTGGCCTGCCGATCGAGATCGACGTCGTCGAGGAGCTCGGCGCCGACGCCTACATCTACGGCGAGCTGCCCGGCGCCGGTGCGACGGACAAGCCGTTCATCGCCCGCGTCGACGGTCGCACCCCGCCGAAGAAGGGCGAGATCGTCCACTTCACCCCCAAGGGCGACCACATCCACCTCTTCAACCTCGAGTCCGGCGAGCGCATCAGCGGCTGA
- a CDS encoding DUF4032 domain-containing protein: protein MPLDFTAIKPNPAMFDLPWDIPLEDWPESHLAALPRGISRHVVRFVKLSGSVLAIKEISEPLARREFQTLRNLRRLDMPTVEPLAVVSGRTDAAGEPLDACLVTRHLKFSLPYRAVFSQRMRPDTARRTLDALAVLLVRLHLAGCFWGDVSLSNTLFRRDAGDFAAYLVDAETAELHPQLSPGQREHDLYVAHGNIAGELMDLEAAGRLDEGEDPIEIANRIMHRYDLLWNELTGEERFEQGDRWRVDERMRRLNNLGFDVDELEMTTDIDGAYIRIQPKVVDAGHHSRRLMRLTGLDVEENQARRLLNDLDAYRAATARQDDDEELVAHDWLSRVYEPITRAVPRELRSKLEPAELFHELLEHRWYLSERQGYDTTFEEAVGDYVSTVLPSKPDEVAILGVDTEEIPIRAVTS from the coding sequence ATGCCGTTGGACTTCACCGCGATCAAGCCGAACCCGGCGATGTTCGACCTGCCGTGGGACATCCCCCTCGAGGACTGGCCCGAGAGCCACCTCGCCGCGCTCCCCCGGGGCATCTCGCGCCACGTCGTCCGCTTCGTCAAGCTCAGCGGGTCGGTCCTGGCGATCAAGGAGATCTCCGAGCCGCTGGCCCGCCGGGAGTTCCAGACCCTGCGCAACCTGCGCCGCCTCGACATGCCGACCGTCGAGCCGCTGGCCGTCGTCTCGGGCCGCACCGACGCCGCCGGCGAGCCGCTGGACGCCTGCCTCGTCACCCGGCACCTCAAGTTCTCCCTTCCCTACCGCGCCGTCTTCAGCCAGCGGATGCGCCCCGACACCGCCCGCCGCACCCTCGACGCGCTGGCCGTCCTCCTCGTGCGACTGCACCTGGCCGGCTGCTTCTGGGGCGACGTCTCGCTGTCCAACACGCTGTTCCGCCGCGACGCCGGCGACTTCGCGGCATACCTCGTGGACGCGGAGACCGCCGAGCTGCACCCGCAGCTCTCCCCCGGCCAGCGCGAGCACGACCTCTACGTCGCGCACGGCAACATCGCCGGCGAGCTGATGGATCTCGAGGCGGCCGGGCGCCTGGACGAGGGCGAGGACCCGATCGAGATCGCCAACCGGATCATGCACCGCTACGACCTGCTGTGGAACGAGCTGACCGGCGAGGAGCGCTTCGAGCAGGGTGACCGCTGGCGGGTCGACGAGCGGATGCGCCGCCTCAACAACCTCGGCTTCGACGTCGACGAGCTGGAGATGACGACGGACATCGACGGCGCCTACATCCGTATCCAGCCCAAGGTCGTCGACGCCGGGCACCACTCGCGTCGCCTCATGCGCCTCACCGGTCTCGACGTCGAGGAGAACCAGGCGCGCCGCCTGCTCAACGACCTCGACGCCTACCGTGCCGCGACCGCCCGGCAGGACGACGACGAGGAGCTCGTCGCGCACGACTGGCTGTCCCGCGTCTACGAGCCCATCACCCGCGCGGTGCCGCGCGAGCTGCGCTCCAAGCTGGAGCCGGCCGAGCTCTTCCACGAGCTGCTCGAGCACCGGTGGTACCTCTCGGAGCGGCAGGGCTACGACACCACCTTCGAGGAGGCGGTGGGCGACTACGTCTCCACGGTCCTGCCGAGCAAGCCGGACGAGGTCGCGATCCTCGGTGTCGACACCGAGGAGATCCCGATCCGCGCGGTCACCAGCTGA
- a CDS encoding sugar ABC transporter permease, whose translation MTSPQDPTSSTLGSVDAHGSDRGRGGRLGTAASDVYTVTRKSRRTSFRAVWWRHALALLALAFALFPIVFIVSSAFNNAGTLSTSGLLPTRFGLRNFDALFNDAARPYWTWYKNSLIICGVATLATLALGSAAAYAFSRLRWTGRRFGLLFILLVQMFPALLAFVALYITFATVGEVIPQIGLNTLWGLLLVYLGGAMGANIWLFKGYFDTIPKELDEAAKIDGASHARVFFTIILPLVRPILATVGILAFVGLWGEFLLASIFLTDADNQTLAVGLYATRNADQNRYFGQFVAGALLASLPVVLVYLSLQRLLIGGMTAGSVK comes from the coding sequence ATGACTTCTCCCCAGGACCCCACCAGCAGCACCCTCGGGTCGGTCGACGCGCACGGCAGCGACCGGGGCCGTGGCGGACGGCTCGGCACAGCCGCGTCCGACGTCTACACCGTCACCCGGAAGTCCCGCCGCACGTCCTTCCGGGCCGTCTGGTGGCGGCACGCGCTGGCCCTGCTCGCGCTGGCCTTCGCCCTCTTCCCGATCGTCTTCATCGTGTCCTCCGCGTTCAACAACGCGGGGACGCTGTCGACCTCGGGCCTGCTGCCGACCCGCTTCGGGCTGCGCAACTTCGACGCCCTCTTCAACGACGCCGCCCGGCCGTACTGGACGTGGTACAAGAACTCGCTCATCATCTGCGGCGTGGCCACCCTGGCGACGCTCGCCCTGGGCTCGGCCGCGGCATACGCCTTCTCCCGGCTGCGGTGGACGGGCCGGCGCTTCGGGCTCCTCTTCATCCTGCTGGTGCAGATGTTCCCCGCGTTGCTGGCCTTCGTGGCGCTCTACATCACCTTCGCGACGGTCGGCGAGGTCATCCCGCAGATCGGGCTCAACACCCTGTGGGGCCTGCTGCTGGTCTACCTGGGCGGGGCCATGGGCGCCAACATCTGGCTGTTCAAGGGTTACTTCGACACCATCCCCAAGGAGCTCGACGAGGCGGCCAAGATCGACGGCGCCAGCCACGCCCGGGTGTTCTTCACCATCATCCTGCCCCTGGTCCGCCCGATCCTCGCGACCGTCGGCATCCTCGCCTTCGTCGGCCTGTGGGGCGAGTTCCTGCTGGCCAGCATCTTCCTCACCGACGCGGACAACCAGACCCTGGCGGTCGGCCTCTACGCCACCCGCAACGCCGACCAGAACCGGTACTTCGGCCAGTTCGTTGCCGGTGCGCTCCTGGCCTCGCTGCCGGTGGTGCTCGTCTACCTCAGCCTGCAGCGGCTGCTCATCGGCGGGATGACCGCAGGTTCGGTCAAGTGA
- a CDS encoding sugar ABC transporter substrate-binding protein, with protein sequence MKRTTGAVAITSAAALLLSACGGDSGEETADQGSSAEETAAEDEEAAEDEEAAGDDAASTEAPVRDENAELVIWSDDVRAPILTEWAEQFGEEYGITTQVQVATDVRQQFKDAANVDQGPDIVVGAHDWLGEFVQNGIVEPVQMSSDTQALFTEDSLEATKYDGQIYGVPYATESLGLIRNTALAPETPASMEDLAATGKELVDSGEADQAFVTPVSNVGDAYHAFPYLSAYGGGIFGTNSDGGWDPSNVIVGSEESIQGGEKIAWMAEQGLLNVNVDFPTMESLFAEGRTPYMVAGPWAIPNVEGAEIEYAVDPIPDFEDGGETVPFLGVQMFYVASGAKNPTLAQEFVNTYVTTEDMQLALFETGQRPPALQSALDTVSADDEDIEAWSAAGEGASPMPNIPAMNAVWAPLGQATSDIVGGSDPAERLEAAQEEIVSNIGR encoded by the coding sequence ATGAAGCGCACCACCGGTGCTGTAGCCATCACGAGCGCGGCGGCGCTGCTGCTGTCCGCCTGCGGCGGCGACTCCGGCGAGGAGACCGCCGACCAGGGCTCGTCCGCCGAGGAGACCGCCGCCGAGGACGAGGAAGCCGCCGAGGACGAGGAGGCCGCGGGCGACGACGCCGCCTCCACCGAGGCTCCCGTCCGTGACGAGAACGCCGAGCTCGTCATCTGGTCCGACGACGTCCGGGCCCCCATCCTCACCGAGTGGGCCGAGCAGTTCGGCGAGGAGTACGGCATCACCACGCAGGTGCAGGTCGCGACCGACGTGCGCCAGCAGTTCAAGGACGCCGCCAACGTCGATCAGGGCCCGGACATCGTCGTCGGCGCCCACGACTGGCTGGGCGAGTTCGTCCAGAACGGCATCGTCGAGCCCGTGCAGATGTCGTCCGACACCCAGGCCCTGTTCACCGAGGACTCGCTCGAGGCCACGAAGTACGACGGCCAGATCTACGGCGTGCCCTACGCCACCGAGTCGCTCGGACTCATCCGCAACACCGCCCTCGCCCCCGAGACCCCCGCCTCCATGGAGGACCTGGCCGCGACCGGTAAGGAGCTCGTCGACTCCGGCGAGGCCGACCAGGCCTTCGTCACCCCCGTGAGCAACGTCGGCGACGCCTACCACGCCTTCCCCTACCTCTCGGCCTACGGCGGTGGCATCTTCGGCACCAACTCCGACGGCGGCTGGGACCCCAGCAACGTCATCGTCGGCTCCGAGGAGTCGATCCAGGGCGGCGAGAAGATCGCCTGGATGGCCGAGCAGGGTCTGCTCAACGTCAACGTCGACTTCCCGACCATGGAGTCGCTCTTCGCCGAGGGCCGCACGCCCTACATGGTGGCCGGCCCGTGGGCGATCCCCAACGTCGAAGGCGCCGAGATCGAGTATGCCGTCGACCCGATCCCCGACTTCGAGGACGGCGGCGAGACCGTGCCGTTCCTCGGCGTCCAGATGTTCTACGTCGCCTCCGGCGCCAAGAACCCGACCCTGGCGCAGGAGTTCGTCAACACCTACGTCACCACCGAGGACATGCAGCTGGCGCTCTTCGAGACCGGCCAGCGTCCCCCGGCCCTGCAGTCGGCGCTGGACACCGTGTCCGCGGACGACGAGGACATCGAGGCCTGGTCGGCCGCCGGCGAGGGTGCCTCGCCGATGCCGAACATCCCCGCGATGAACGCCGTGTGGGCCCCGCTGGGCCAGGCCACCTCCGACATCGTCGGTGGCTCCGACCCCGCCGAGCGCCTCGAGGCCGCTCAGGAGGAGATCGTCTCCAACATCGGCCGCTGA
- a CDS encoding S9 family peptidase gives MQTLPHGSWPSPLDARQTLAGLTRRSAPRADGDDLYWLEARPPDAGRVTLVRRRGGALEDVSLPGHNVRTGYLEYGGGEYAVFGGVVLWVDHDTQQVWCRRPGAEPAPLTPDVGGQVRWSCFRMDLARGIVVCLREDQREEELEPVNSLVRLDLGGDNTDLGTVLVAGRRRPRADRERQEEAGGVIPEGPDFVTDPVLSPDGTRLAWLSWDHPRMPWQGTTLHAGRLDAAGDLHDVREIAGRPQEAIEQPVWLDEDTLLFLSDAGGWSNLWRADLASNAAPSPVTQDQLEFGHPRWVPDTRSYAVLPDGWVVSGRSRDGFRDPVLIDLADGRVVEVETGTTYVRDLAVLADGTVAVDASRADAPADILLVHLPTGATRAAAVERTSPVPEGLAALPEPVSWASDDGATAHGFLYRPANPQAAAPEGDLPPLIVTLHGGPTACAIPGLSAARTFWTSRGFAVLDVNYGGSTGFGRAYRERLDGQWGIVDVQDAATGARHLADTGVVDRERLAITGGSAGGFTTLAAATFTDTFAAGASHFGISDLATLATDTHKLESRYCDGLVAPWPAGEQVYAERSPIRHVDRLSTPLILLQGTEDKVVPPAQAEQLADVLRDKGLPVALLLFEGEGHGFRALDNQVRALEAELSFYAQVFGFEPAGQIEPVQVDNLG, from the coding sequence ATGCAGACGCTCCCGCACGGATCGTGGCCCTCACCTCTGGACGCCCGGCAGACCCTCGCCGGGCTGACCCGCCGCAGCGCCCCACGCGCCGACGGTGACGACCTGTACTGGCTGGAGGCGCGGCCGCCGGACGCCGGCCGGGTGACCCTGGTGCGCCGCCGCGGAGGGGCGCTGGAGGATGTCAGTCTGCCTGGTCACAATGTCCGTACCGGTTACCTGGAGTACGGCGGTGGGGAGTATGCCGTGTTCGGCGGCGTGGTGCTCTGGGTCGACCACGACACCCAGCAGGTATGGTGCCGGCGCCCCGGAGCGGAGCCGGCCCCGCTCACCCCGGACGTGGGTGGACAGGTGCGCTGGTCGTGCTTCCGGATGGACCTCGCCCGCGGGATCGTCGTCTGCCTGCGCGAGGACCAGCGGGAGGAGGAGCTGGAGCCGGTGAACTCGCTGGTGCGGCTGGACCTGGGGGGTGACAACACCGACCTGGGCACCGTACTCGTGGCCGGCCGTCGGCGACCGAGGGCCGACCGGGAGCGGCAGGAGGAGGCGGGCGGCGTCATACCTGAGGGGCCGGACTTCGTCACCGACCCCGTGCTCTCGCCCGACGGCACCCGCCTGGCCTGGCTGAGCTGGGACCACCCGCGGATGCCGTGGCAAGGGACAACCCTGCATGCCGGGCGGCTGGACGCGGCCGGCGACCTGCACGACGTCCGCGAGATCGCCGGTAGGCCGCAGGAGGCGATCGAGCAGCCGGTGTGGCTCGACGAGGACACGCTGCTCTTCCTCTCCGACGCCGGCGGGTGGAGCAACCTCTGGCGGGCGGACCTCGCGTCGAATGCCGCGCCGAGCCCGGTGACGCAGGACCAGCTCGAATTCGGGCACCCGCGCTGGGTCCCCGACACCCGTTCCTACGCCGTGCTCCCGGACGGATGGGTCGTCAGCGGCCGATCCCGGGACGGATTCCGCGACCCGGTCCTCATCGACCTGGCCGACGGGCGCGTCGTGGAGGTCGAGACGGGCACCACCTATGTCCGTGACCTCGCTGTGCTGGCCGACGGGACGGTGGCGGTCGACGCCTCCCGGGCCGACGCACCGGCGGACATCCTGCTGGTCCACCTGCCGACCGGGGCCACCCGGGCCGCTGCGGTCGAGCGGACCTCCCCCGTGCCGGAGGGTCTGGCGGCGCTGCCTGAGCCCGTGAGCTGGGCGTCCGACGACGGGGCCACCGCCCACGGCTTCCTCTACCGGCCGGCCAACCCGCAGGCGGCAGCACCCGAGGGCGACCTGCCGCCGCTCATCGTGACCCTCCACGGGGGGCCTACGGCCTGCGCGATCCCCGGTCTGAGCGCAGCCCGCACGTTCTGGACCTCCCGCGGATTCGCAGTGCTGGACGTCAACTACGGCGGGTCCACGGGGTTCGGGCGGGCCTACCGTGAGCGGCTCGACGGACAGTGGGGCATCGTCGACGTGCAGGACGCGGCGACCGGGGCCCGGCACCTGGCCGACACCGGGGTCGTGGACCGCGAGCGGCTCGCGATCACCGGCGGCAGCGCGGGTGGCTTCACCACGCTGGCCGCCGCCACCTTCACCGACACCTTCGCCGCCGGGGCCAGCCACTTCGGCATCTCCGACCTCGCGACCCTGGCCACGGACACGCACAAGCTGGAGTCGCGCTACTGCGACGGACTGGTCGCGCCGTGGCCCGCGGGGGAGCAGGTGTATGCCGAGCGCTCGCCAATCCGCCACGTCGACCGGCTCTCCACCCCTCTCATCCTGCTGCAGGGCACCGAGGACAAGGTGGTGCCACCGGCGCAGGCCGAGCAGCTGGCGGACGTCCTGCGGGACAAGGGACTTCCGGTGGCGTTGCTGCTCTTCGAGGGCGAGGGCCACGGCTTCCGGGCGCTGGACAACCAGGTGCGGGCCCTGGAGGCGGAGCTGTCCTTCTACGCCCAGGTCTTCGGGTTCGAGCCTGCCGGGCAGATCGAGCCGGTGCAGGTGGACAACCTGGGCTGA
- the rlmB gene encoding 23S rRNA (guanosine(2251)-2'-O)-methyltransferase RlmB: protein MAGNQQRRAARTTNKKGAVVGSGGQRRKQLKGKGPTPRAEDRVGHPASRRGGRSEGASGGRAGQGGRPGQGGRRAKASTELVAGRNSVLEALRTGVPGTVLHIGNRMESDDRVRESITLATEAGIPVMESPRGELDRMTDGAVHQGLVLAVPPYDYAHPDDLLSQQLPGAPLIVALDGITDPRNLGAIVRSAGAFGAHGVIVPARRSAGMTAAAWKTSAGAAARIPVAQATNLTRALEGYRKVGFFVVGLDADGDVTLPGLDLADQPLVVVVGSEGKGLSRLVRETCDQIVSIPMAAVTESLNAGIATAVTLYEIAQTRARR, encoded by the coding sequence ATGGCAGGCAACCAGCAGCGTCGTGCGGCGCGCACCACCAACAAGAAGGGCGCCGTCGTCGGCTCCGGCGGGCAGCGGCGCAAGCAGCTCAAGGGCAAGGGCCCGACCCCGCGGGCCGAGGACCGCGTCGGCCACCCGGCCTCCCGCCGCGGCGGGCGCAGCGAGGGTGCGTCGGGCGGGCGCGCCGGGCAGGGCGGTCGGCCCGGTCAGGGCGGACGCCGCGCCAAGGCCTCGACCGAGCTCGTCGCCGGGCGCAACAGCGTCCTGGAGGCGCTGCGCACCGGAGTGCCCGGCACGGTCCTGCACATCGGCAACCGGATGGAGTCCGACGACCGGGTCCGTGAGTCGATCACCCTGGCCACCGAGGCGGGCATCCCCGTCATGGAGTCGCCGCGGGGCGAGCTGGACCGGATGACCGACGGCGCCGTGCACCAGGGGCTCGTCCTCGCGGTGCCGCCCTACGACTACGCCCACCCCGACGACCTGCTGAGCCAGCAGCTGCCCGGGGCCCCGCTCATCGTGGCGCTCGACGGCATCACCGACCCGCGCAACCTCGGGGCGATCGTCCGCTCCGCGGGGGCCTTCGGCGCCCACGGGGTGATCGTCCCGGCCCGCCGCTCGGCCGGTATGACCGCAGCGGCGTGGAAGACCTCCGCCGGTGCCGCCGCCCGCATCCCGGTCGCGCAGGCGACCAACCTCACCCGGGCGCTCGAGGGCTACCGCAAGGTGGGCTTCTTCGTCGTCGGACTCGACGCCGACGGCGACGTGACCCTGCCCGGCCTCGACCTCGCTGACCAGCCGCTCGTCGTCGTCGTCGGCTCGGAGGGCAAGGGCCTCTCGCGCCTGGTGCGGGAGACCTGCGACCAGATCGTGTCGATCCCCATGGCCGCCGTCACCGAGTCGCTCAACGCCGGCATCGCCACCGCCGTCACGCTCTACGAGATTGCCCAGACCCGCGCCCGCCGCTGA